A single Pagrus major chromosome 19, Pma_NU_1.0 DNA region contains:
- the sycp2l gene encoding synaptonemal complex protein 2-like, giving the protein MMEVRVEDCLLRGDSSDLVYVLRHEGLSSITLTRLHQLVTKGLCGPDGLSRLLVVLKSLETLSDNRDDLQTLIGLGLTAKVLLWFEAVHDLMTSDLQKISAPLLRLTEAFYDYFLLLGQASLPVSQLSVVLLYLARFALEPEIYFPLRLEAIRTFNIILDSLSSDQRRLIQKNQNQIQTLSQMAAAVLTAGDYRLQASLAEALCRLTTRKERQHRANQWFSSRDISTAFCDITLRDFEVDCRCFLNIVNGSHGDQRRVYSFSCLRAFLDSTELFPPKDDKLEKFWIDFNLSSRCVHFFIDNPQGFLWVSVHLQREDVDHYSVQLKPDGCTGAEMVLTVHMNKPIVHHNSRGQTVKLNFDPEHHRELEEAAGRVFMAVRSPPCVDHTGGTVQVSPTAGRHNRRSYSRKKPQSKSQLKILPLSSPSSDEDSSVMKAQQRHSAEFLFDRIRTSTPSYDSGAPVGAELNMSQEQTGGSSSPLLKEVVGPDRKRAAPDSGYLSDQTEGVSGHKRRAGPEQEGEESNAPLAEGSPERAEPPEQEDGAESGARKKEPESDLTSGITAAFNAFKTQLEQHFTGCWRNASSLLTAVHQHRLVLLQRFESSVTDQLTQLQETSTSLNSINTQILSFFQSEMQRLGSFCDEHLQRLKSLDREELGREHPSSQ; this is encoded by the exons ATG atggaGGTGAGGGTGGAGGACTGTCTGCTTCGTGGGGACTCGTCTGATCTGGTTTATGTCCTCCGTCATGAAGGACTGTCCAGCATCACGCTCACCAGACTCCACCAGCTGGTTACAAAG GGGCTGTGTGGACCTGATGGCCTCAGCAGACTGCTGGTTGTGTTGAAGTCTTTAGAGACTCTGTCAGACAACAGAGACGACCTGCAGACGCTCATCGGACTCGGACTGACTGCTAAA GTGTTGTTGTGGTTTGAAGCTGTCCATGACctgatgacctctgacctccagaaGATCTCCGCCCCCTTACTGAGGCTCACTGAGGCATTCTACGACTACTTCCTG ctgctggGTCAAGCTTCTCTCCCAG tcagtcagctgtctGTGGTTCTTCTTTATTTGGCTCGGTTTGCGCTGGAACCAGAAATCTACTTTCCACTCAGACTGGAG GCCATCAGAACCTTTAACATCATCCTGGATTCTCTGAGCAGTGACCAGAGAAGACTGATCCAGAAGAACCAGAACCAGATCCAaacatt atcCCAGATGGCAGCAGCCGTTCTGACAGCTGGAG ACTACCGGCTGCAGGCCAGCCTAGCAGAGGCTCTGTGTCGTCTGACCACCAGGAAGGAGCGACAGCACAGAGCCAATCAGTGGTTCTCCAGTCGTGACATCAGCACTGccttctgtgacatcacactgagaGACTTCGAGGTG GACTGTCGTTGTTTCCTGAACATTGTAAACGGTTCCCATGGCGACCAGAGGAG GGTCTACAGCTTCTCCTGTCTGCGAGCCTTCCTCGACTCCACTGAG ctgtTTCCTCCAAAAGACGACAAACTGGAGAAGTTCTGGATCGATTTCAACCTGAGCTCACGATGTGTCCACTTCTTCATCGATAATCCTCAG GGTTTCCTGTGGGTGTCGGTCCACCTGCAGAGGGAGGATGTGGATCATTACAGCGTCCAGCTGAAACCTGACG GATGCACTGGGGCAGAGATGGTCCTCACTGTCCATATGAACAAACCCATCGTGCACCACAACAGCAGAGGTCAGACCGTGAAGCTGAACTTTGACCCTGAACACCACcgagagctggaggaggctgcaggGAGGGTGTTCAtg GCAGTGAGGAGTCCCCCCTGCGTGGATCACACAGGTGGTACAGTCCAGGTGTCCCCCACTGCTGGCAGACACAATCGTAGATCCTACAGCAGGAAGAAACCACAGAGCAAGAGTCAGCTGAAGA TTCTTCCTCTGTCGTCTCCGAGTAGTGATGAAGACTCTTCAGTGATGAAG gCTCAGCAGAGACACTCGGCAGAGTTTCTGTTCGATCGAATCAGAACCTCGACTCCATCGTACGACTCAG GTGCTCCTGTGGGGGCGGAGCTAAACATGTCACAGGAACAGACTGGAGGAAGCAGCTCTcctttattaaag GAAGTCGTCGGTCCTGACAGGAAACGAGCCGCTCCGGACTCAG gCTACCTGTCAGACCAAACTGAGGGTGTGTCTGGCCACAAGAGGAGGGCGGGGCCTGAGCAAGAGGGGGAGGAGTCTAACGCACCATTGGCAG AGGGTTCACCTGAGAGGGCGGAGCCACCAGAGCAGGAGGACGGTGCAGAGTCAGGTGCCAGAAAGAAGGAACCTGAGTCGGACCTGACATCTGGAATCACAGCTGCATTCAACGCCTTCAAAACACAACTGGAACAACACTTCACC GGCTGCTGGAGGAATGCCTCCTCCCTGCTGACAGCTGTCCATCAGCACAG gttggTGTTGCTGCAGAGGTTTGAGAGCAGCGTCACTGATCAGCTGACCCAACTGCAGGAAACCTCCACCAGCCTGAACTCCATCAACACACAGATCCTG AGTTTCTTCCAGTCTGAGATGCAGCGACTGGGCTCCTTCTGTGATGAACACCTGCAGAG GTTGAAATCTTTGGACCGTGAAGAGTTGGGGAGAGAGCATCCGTCCAGCCAATGa